In the genome of Streptomyces lydicus, the window GGGTGGCCCATCTCCTGCGCGAGCTGCTGGCGGAGCACGGACTGCGCGGCTGGCCCAAGGCGTCCGGCGGCCGCGGGGTGCACGTCTACGTCCCGATCCGCCCCCGCTGGACCTTCACCGAGGTCAGACGGGCCGCGATCACCCTGGCCCGGGCGCTGGAGCGCCGGATGCCGGATCTGGTGACCTCGGCATGGTGGAAGGAGGAGCGCGGCGCGAAGGTCTTCGTCGACTACAACCAGATGGCCCGGGACCGGACCATCGCCTCCGCCTACTCGCTGCGCGCCCGGCCCCGGGCGACCGTCTCCACCCCGCTGCGCTGGGACGAGCTGTCCGACGCCGCGCCCGAGGACTTCGATCTGCGGACGGTCCCCCCGCGGTTCGCCGAACTCGGTGATGTACACGCGGACATGGCGGACCACGCCTTCGGCCTGGAGTCCGTTCTGGAACTCGCGGACCGTCAGGCGGCGGACGAAGGGCTGGGGGACATGCCGTATCCGCCCGACCATCCGAAGATGCCGGGGGAGCCGTCCCGGGTCCAGCCGAGCCGCGCCCGAAAGAACTGACGCGGTGTGCCGCGCTGAAGCCGTGCGCCGCACCAACTGACGCCGTGTGCCAAGAAAGCTGACGCCGTACGCCGCGAGGGCTGCCGCCGTGCGCCGCGAGGGCTGGCGGAGGGAGCGCACCGTGCGGCCGGACCCGTCGGCCACACGGGGGCGATTGGCGACGGCGCCACCGACGAGGCGGCGCTCGCCGTTCCCCGGCTCCGACCAGGGCTTTCACCAGCCTGCTTTGCCGATCCATTACCACTGTCGGAGCAATTCTTGGGGCCGTTGGAGTGGCTGTCCGTCGTGTCTGCGGGGTTTGCGGCGGGGCGCGGTACTCATCAAATGTCAGATTTCCTGCCAAACAGGAGAACGCAATGCGCAAGTTCATAGGCCGCTCCGTGGCCGCCGCGGCCCTTGCCGCCGCTACCGTAGTCCCGCTCGCCGGCATAGCTTCGGCCACCCCGCAGGCGCCGGCCTCATCGTCCAAGGGCGACCACCACGGTCGTCACCACCACGGCCGTCACCACCACAGGCACCACTGCCACCACCACGGCGGCTTCGACCGATTCGGCTTCGGCGGCCTCGGTGGCCTCGGCGGCTTCGGTGGCCTCGGCGGTTTCGGTGGCCTCGGCGGCTTCGGCGGCTACAACAGCTTCGGCGGCTTCGGCGGCTGCGGCTACGGCAACTACGGCTACGGCTACGGCTTCGGGGGCTTCCCCTTCGGGCTGCTGGGCATCCTCTGACCGGCAGTAGCACTGACAGGCCGCCGCAGCCCCCGGCTGCGGCGGCTCGTCGCGGTCAGCCCGCGGTGCCGGCCTCCTGCTCGGCCCGCCGTCGCAGCTCCTTCTTGTCGGGCTTCCCGGCATCGGTCAGCGGCAGCGCCTCGACGAAGGTGACGTGCGCCGGTTCGTACATCGCCCCGCGCTCCGCGCAGACCATCTCGCGCAGCTGCTGCGCATCGACGCTGCTGCCGGGCGCCCGCACCACCGTCGCGTGCACCCGCTCCATGCGGTCGGCGTCGCGGACGCCGAACACGGCACTCTGCAGTACCTGCGGGTGCGAGTTCAGCAGGTCCTCCAGCTCCGTGGTGTACACATGGCCGCCGACCACGACGATCATGTCCTTGATCCGGTCGACGATCGTCAAGTACCCCTCGTCGTCGAGGAATCCGATGTCCCCGGTGTGCAGCCAGCCGTCCCGCAGGACCTCGGCGGTCAGCTCGGGCTGCTTCCAGTACCCCTTCATGATCATGTCGGAGCGGACGCAGATCTCGCCGTGTTCACCGGTCGGCAGATCGCGGCCCGATTCGTCGCGGACCGCCACCTCGACATCGGGCAGCACCTTCCCCGCCGACCGCAGCCGCTCGGGGCGCTGCGGGTCGTGGTCCTCCTGGGTGAGCACGCTGATGCCGCCGGCCTCGTTCTGCCCGTAGCCCTGCATCAGTACCGGGCCGAACGCCTTTACCGCGTCGGCTATCCGGGCCGGGGACGCCTGGCAGCCGCCGTAGGTCAGCATCCGCAGGCTGGAGGTGTCGGTGTGCCGGGCGTCCGGGTGGTCCATCAGCTGGTAGAGCATCGGCGGCATCAGGAAGACATCGGTGATGCGCTCGCGTTCGATGGCGGCGAGCGCGGCGCTCGGGTCGAAGTCGTCGAGCAGCACGACCGCGCCCCCCGCGTGCAGCGTGCTGTCGGCCATCAGGCCCGCCGCGTGCGCGAGGGTGGAGCACACCAGCTGACGTCGCTCGGTCTCCGGCTGCTGGAGCACCCCGTGGAACCAGCGTGCCTGCTCGAAGGTGGTGCAGATGCCCTTCGGGTGGCCGGTGGTGCCGCCGGTGTGGCGGATGGTGCAGACGTCGTCGGGCTTGGCCCGGCTCGCGAACGGCTCGTCGGACTGACCGGCCGCCAGTTCCAACAGGTCCGTGCCCACCTTGGCGGGGCCGAGGACGAGCACCTCCGGAACCGGCGCCAACGCGGTGACCTCGGCGGCCCGTTCGGCATAGCGCGGGTCGACGATCAGGGCGCGGGTCTCGACATCGCGGACGATGGCGGCCTGGGACTCGGCGGACAGCTTGTTGTAGAGGTAGTTGACCCGGGCGCCGACCAGGTTGGCGGCGTAACGGACTGCGATGATCTCCGGGAGGTTGCCGCTCAGGAGCGTGACGGTCGCACCGCGGCCGACGCCCCGGGCGCACAGTGCCCGTGCCATGCGGTGGACCAGTGAGCGGAACTCGCCTGCGGTGACGCGGCGGCCTTCGTGTACCAGGACTTCGCGCCCCGGGTCGGCGCTAAGGACATCGAGGTTCTCCTCTACATAGGTACGGAATGTGCGGGCGGTGGTGGACATGATGTGAGGCTTCCTCCTGACGCCGGCGGGCGCAGTCGGCTACGCCGGATGTGACGTACACAGATTTGGTTGCTACAGGCAACCAAATCTCAGGATAGTCGCTGCAGATCAACATCTCCAAGTCGGTCTCCGCGCCGGTCCCCACGCCGGACGTGGGTGCGAGGAGAACCCCCTGGCGGGCGCACCGGGTGCCCGCCGCGAGCTGCCCGGCCATCGCTCCACGGGACCGCCCCGAAAGCGCGTCCGAATTCATCGCACTGAATATCGTCAACACGGTCGCCCGCCCGGGAACAGCGACGGATAATGCTCGCTCGCGCACGGGTCGCCGATGCCCTGCGGAACTCGCTCTCCCTGCGGGTCCGTCCCGTGTCGAGAGATGATGGAGACCAGCGGAAGCACAGCGAGAACCGGCCGATGTACGGAGAGCGCCACGGCTGTCGGTCCGCGATGACCGGCGGAAGGAGTGCCTGGATGGGTGCGACCGACGCGTTCCCCGAGGGTGCCGCCCGGGTCGGGGCCACGCCGGGGCAGCCCGGCGGCCTGCTGGATGTGCTGGGCGTGGCCGCCGTGATGCTGGATGCGGACGGGCGGATCACCCTGTGGAGCCCCCAGGCCGAGCAGCTCTTCGGCTGGAGCGCGAAGGAAGCGCTCGGCCGGCCCGCGGCGCAGCTGCTGGTCGGCCCGGAGCACATCGATCTGGTCCTGGGCCTCTTCTCCCAGGTCATGGCGGGCGGCGAAAGCTGGGCGGGGGTCTTCCCGGTCCAGCACAAGGACGGCAGTACCCGGCTCGTCGAGTTCCGCAATATGCGGCTGCTGGACGAGCGCGGTGAGTCCTACGCCCTGGGCATCGCCACCGACCAGGCCGTGCTGCGGCGGGTCGAGCGGGATCTGGCGCTGTCCGTACGCCTCGTCGCCCAGTCACCGATCGGTCTGGCGGTCCTGGACACCGCGCTGCGCTTCGTGATGGTCAATCCGGCGCTGGAGCGCATCAACGACCTGCCCGCCGACCAGCACCTCGGCCGCGATGTCCGAGAAGCCCTGTCCTTTCTGGACACCGGCACCATCGTGTCCCGGATGCGCGAGGTGCTCGACACCGGAACCCCGCTGCTCGACCAGTTCACCGTCGGCCGCACCGCCGCCGACCCCCACGCCGACCGGGCCTGGTCGGTGTCGTACTACCGGCTGGAGGACCCGCACGGCCGGGTGCTGGGGCTGGCCACCTCGGTCGTGGACGTCACCGAGCAGCACCGCGCCGCCACCGAGGCCGCTCGTGCCCGCAGGCGGCTGGCCGTCATCGCCGACGCCTCCGCCACCGTCGGTACCACCCTCGACGTCGACCAGACCGCCCACGAACTGGCCGACGTCATTGTGCCCGAGCTGGCGGACCTGGCCGCGGTCGATGTCCTCGACGCCGTGCTCGACGGCCGGCGCCCGACCTCGCTCTCCCGTGGCGGCCCGGCCCGTTTCCGGGCGCTCGCCGTGGCCACGGCCTACTCCACCGAGGCGGTCCGCGCCGCCGACCCCACCGGCCAGATAGCGTCCTATGAAGCCGACCGGCTGATCACCCGCTGTGTGACCGAAGCCCGTCCGGTGCGCATTCCCCACGTCGGCCCGGACGACCTGCCGCACATCGCACCGGACCAGCAGGGCGCCGCACTCCTGGGAAGGGCCGGACTGCACTCCTACCTGGCCGTACCGCTCATCGCCCGCGGCGAGGTCCTGGGCGCGCTGTCGCTGTACCGCGTCCGCAACCCGGAGCCCTTCGACGAGGACGACGCGGTGCTCGCGGTGGAGCTGGCCGCTCGCGCCGCGGTCTGCATCGACAACGCCCGCTCGTACCAGAGCGAACGCCGCACCGCGCTCACCCTCCAGCGCCATCTGATGAACCACCGGCCGCCGCAGCCCACGGCCATGGAGATCGCCTACCGCTACCAGCCGGCCCAGGCGGCCAGTGAGGTCGGCGGTGACTGGTTCGACGCCATCCCGGTGACCGGCGACAAGACCGCGCTGGTGGTCGGCGATGTGATGGGCAGCGGCATCAACGCCGCTGCCACCATGGGCCAGTTGCGCACCACCACCCGTGCGCTGGCCGACCTCGACCTCGACCCGGCCGAGGTGCTCCGCCACCTCGATCACATCGCCGGCGGTCTGGATCCGGCCTTCGCCACCTGCCTGTACGCCGTCTACGACCCCCACCGCGCCCTGTGCCGGATCGCCGTCGCCGGGCATCTGCCCCCCATCGTGGTGCGCCCGGACCGGCCGCCCGAGCTGCTGGATCTGCCCACCGGTGCGCCGCTCGGCGTCGGCGGCGTCCCCTTCGAGCAGACCACGGTTCCGCTCCGCGACGGCGACCTGCTGGTGCTCTACACCGACGGGCTGATCGAAACCCGGGACCAGCCCATAGACGCGCGGCTGGACACCCTCCTGGAGCTGCTGGCCCGGCCCGAAGGGGATCTGGAGGGCCTGTGCGACCGTCTCCTCGCCGCACTGCGCGACGAGCACGACCACGACGATGTCGCGCTGCTCATCGCCCGGGTCCACGCGCTCGGGGACTGACCGCACGGGCAGCGGGTTTTGGTGGGACCGCTACGGATTCGGCGGTCCTCCGCGCGATATCGCGCTGCGCTTTCCGGCGCGGAATCCGCTTGTCCACCGCGGCTACTCCGTGGATAACCGCCCCGATGGCCTTGCTGAGCTTCGGATTTCGTTGCCCAAAGGCCTTAACAAGACCTTGACGGGAGTCGTCGGCAGGGGTTGTATTCGGTCACCAAAGCGAGACCTGAGGATGTCCGGGTCCGGAGCGCTTTGCGGCGTTCTTCCGTCAAGACGCCACCCCTTCCTGCCGCCAGCACCGATGGGATACGGATACCGATATGCCCTACACGCCTGTTGCCTCCGCAGCTCCTGAGCGGGACACCCGCAGTGCGACGGTGAAAGACGCCTCCGGCGCCCCCCAGCTCACCCGGTCGATCGGTGTGGTCGGCGGCACCCTGCTCACGCTGTCCTGTCTGACCCCGGCATCCTCGCTCTTCGTGATCGTGCCGGACTCGTTCGCCACCCTGGGCACGGGCACCGCGCTGACCATCGCCGTCGCGGCGCTGCTGTGTATCGGCGTGGCCTTCACCTACTCCGAGCTCGGCACGCTGATACCGAGCTCCGGTGGCGAGTACGCGATGGTGGGCACGCTCATGGGCCGCCTCGCCGGGTGGCTGGTTTTCGTGCTCTCGCTGATCGTCGTCATGATCGTGCCGCCCATCATCGCCCTGGGTACCGCCGACTATCTGGCGCCGATCATCCAACTGGATCCGCAGTACACCGCCGCCGCCGTGATGCTGCTGGCCACCGCCATGGGCCTGCTCGATCTGCGCGCCAACGCCTGGATCACCGGCATCTTCCTGGTGCTGGAGGTCGTCGCCTGCGCGGTGGTCGCCGTCCTCGGCTTCACCCACACCCACCGGTCCGCGTCCGTGCTCGTGCACCCCGTGATCGACGCCGGACACGGTCACAGCACCGCCGTCACCGCGGGGCTCATCGTCGCCGGGCTGGCCACCGCGCTCTTCATCCTGCAGGGCTTCTCCACCGCCGTGTACCTCGCCGAGGAGATGGAGAACCCCCGTCGCAACGTCTCCCGTACGGTGCTGTGGACCCTCGGCATCGGCGCGGCCGTGGTGCTGGTCCCGGTGGTCGCGATCACCCTCGGCGCCCCCGACCTGAAGACCCTCGGGGCCGGTGACGTCGCCGGCATGGTGCAGGACTGGAGCAACTCGGGCGTCGGCACGTTCGTCAGCCTCTGCATCGCCCTGGCGATCATCAACGC includes:
- the ligD gene encoding non-homologous end-joining DNA ligase, giving the protein MAGAGAVELDVAGRTVRVTHPDKTYYPERGFTKLDVAQYYLAVADGVLRGLRDRPTTMQRFPDGVEGEFFYQKRAPKGMPDWLPTARITFPSGRFADEMCPTEPAAVLWAANLGCLTFHPWPVRRGDTEHPDELRIDLDPQPGTDFADAARVAHLLRELLAEHGLRGWPKASGGRGVHVYVPIRPRWTFTEVRRAAITLARALERRMPDLVTSAWWKEERGAKVFVDYNQMARDRTIASAYSLRARPRATVSTPLRWDELSDAAPEDFDLRTVPPRFAELGDVHADMADHAFGLESVLELADRQAADEGLGDMPYPPDHPKMPGEPSRVQPSRARKN
- a CDS encoding AMP-binding protein; amino-acid sequence: MSTTARTFRTYVEENLDVLSADPGREVLVHEGRRVTAGEFRSLVHRMARALCARGVGRGATVTLLSGNLPEIIAVRYAANLVGARVNYLYNKLSAESQAAIVRDVETRALIVDPRYAERAAEVTALAPVPEVLVLGPAKVGTDLLELAAGQSDEPFASRAKPDDVCTIRHTGGTTGHPKGICTTFEQARWFHGVLQQPETERRQLVCSTLAHAAGLMADSTLHAGGAVVLLDDFDPSAALAAIERERITDVFLMPPMLYQLMDHPDARHTDTSSLRMLTYGGCQASPARIADAVKAFGPVLMQGYGQNEAGGISVLTQEDHDPQRPERLRSAGKVLPDVEVAVRDESGRDLPTGEHGEICVRSDMIMKGYWKQPELTAEVLRDGWLHTGDIGFLDDEGYLTIVDRIKDMIVVVGGHVYTTELEDLLNSHPQVLQSAVFGVRDADRMERVHATVVRAPGSSVDAQQLREMVCAERGAMYEPAHVTFVEALPLTDAGKPDKKELRRRAEQEAGTAG
- a CDS encoding SpoIIE family protein phosphatase — encoded protein: MGATDAFPEGAARVGATPGQPGGLLDVLGVAAVMLDADGRITLWSPQAEQLFGWSAKEALGRPAAQLLVGPEHIDLVLGLFSQVMAGGESWAGVFPVQHKDGSTRLVEFRNMRLLDERGESYALGIATDQAVLRRVERDLALSVRLVAQSPIGLAVLDTALRFVMVNPALERINDLPADQHLGRDVREALSFLDTGTIVSRMREVLDTGTPLLDQFTVGRTAADPHADRAWSVSYYRLEDPHGRVLGLATSVVDVTEQHRAATEAARARRRLAVIADASATVGTTLDVDQTAHELADVIVPELADLAAVDVLDAVLDGRRPTSLSRGGPARFRALAVATAYSTEAVRAADPTGQIASYEADRLITRCVTEARPVRIPHVGPDDLPHIAPDQQGAALLGRAGLHSYLAVPLIARGEVLGALSLYRVRNPEPFDEDDAVLAVELAARAAVCIDNARSYQSERRTALTLQRHLMNHRPPQPTAMEIAYRYQPAQAASEVGGDWFDAIPVTGDKTALVVGDVMGSGINAAATMGQLRTTTRALADLDLDPAEVLRHLDHIAGGLDPAFATCLYAVYDPHRALCRIAVAGHLPPIVVRPDRPPELLDLPTGAPLGVGGVPFEQTTVPLRDGDLLVLYTDGLIETRDQPIDARLDTLLELLARPEGDLEGLCDRLLAALRDEHDHDDVALLIARVHALGD
- a CDS encoding APC family permease — protein: MPYTPVASAAPERDTRSATVKDASGAPQLTRSIGVVGGTLLTLSCLTPASSLFVIVPDSFATLGTGTALTIAVAALLCIGVAFTYSELGTLIPSSGGEYAMVGTLMGRLAGWLVFVLSLIVVMIVPPIIALGTADYLAPIIQLDPQYTAAAVMLLATAMGLLDLRANAWITGIFLVLEVVACAVVAVLGFTHTHRSASVLVHPVIDAGHGHSTAVTAGLIVAGLATALFILQGFSTAVYLAEEMENPRRNVSRTVLWTLGIGAAVVLVPVVAITLGAPDLKTLGAGDVAGMVQDWSNSGVGTFVSLCIALAIINAAIVMVIQNSRVVFSSARDAAWPTAVNRVFSHVGRRFGSPWAATLAVGVPGAALCFVNLDTLSEVTGVAVAAMYVFVALGALVSRRGEHKHRLAWRMPLWPAVPALLVVVLAWVLCQQSTTSLAITGLIVAVAALYWLCYLRPRQETHWVIAVPEDEQAPADEQAPAPASSAASLSA